In Myxococcales bacterium, the DNA window GGTGGCCCTCGGCGCCGGTCTCGTAGAGCTCGACCAGGACGTGGGACACGACCTTGCGTTTTCCCTGCGCGACGAGCCCCGCCACCCCTTCGGCCACGCGTTTTCCGTCGGGCAGGCCATTGACCAAGTGGCCATAGAGGGCCGTGCACGAGTCTTCTTCGCCGCCCTTGCACGCACGCTCGAGGAGCGAGAGCCCCGCGCGCACGTCCCGCGAACGACCGAGCCGCACGGTGAGAAGCTCGGCGCCCTGTTCGCCGCAGGCGCCCGCGTCTCCACGCATGCACGCGTCGGAGAAGAGCTTCTCGGCCGCGGCGCGGTCCCGCGGGACACCGAGCCCGGCGTGGAGCAACGCCGCTTGGTTGACACACGCCGTCGTCAGACCTTCGCGGCACGCGCGGTCGAACGCCGCATACGCCGCGCGCGGATCGGTCGGTGAGCCCTTCTGGAGGACCTCGCGTCGCTCCCCGAAGCTCGCGCACCCCGCTTCGATGGCACCCGCACATCGGAGCTTGTACACGAGCTCTCCGCGCGGCCCACGACGAGGCGAAGCGAGGAACCCTCCGAGCAGGAAACCGACGTCGTTGCAGGCCGCGGCTTCTCCGTCGGCGCACGCGCGCTCGAAGGTCTCTCGCGCGACGATCGGGCTCGGGGCCCGCCCCTTGGCGCCCTCTGCGACGGTCGCGGCGAGCGCGGTGCACGCGAGCGACGACCCCGCCTCGCAGCCACGCTCGTACGCCTCGTGGCTGGAGTCGCCCGCGGCCTCGCCATCTACCCACACGAAACCACACGCGTCACCGGGGTACGTGGCGCACGTGCGCGCGGCGAAGCCCTTCGGGAGAAACACCCTCGCCGAGGGGGCGTTCGTCGCGAGATCGTGACCGAGCGCGTAGAGGCAATCGAGGTGCGCCTCGTACCCCACCGGTGTTTCTTTGCAGGATGCATTGAAATAGTCTTGTGCGGCACGCGACAGGCCGAAGCCACCCGCTCCGCGCAGCGCCCCCGCCACGGCGCACGCTTGGCCCGACTTGCAGGCGGACTCGAGGGCCGTAGCGGCCTCTTTCAGGTCTCTCGCGAGCCCACCTTTGGGAGGAAAGGCGAGGGCGAGGCCCAAGGCGCCACACGCGGCGCCATCGCCGCTCGTGCAGGCCCCACGAAGGAGGTCTGCGGCCGCTCGAGCTCGGTTCACGTCGCGACCACGAACGTCGATCTTGGCGAGCCCGACACACGAAGGTCGGTCGCCACGCGCGCACGCCGCCTCACAGGCCTTCGCGTCCGCCTTCGAGGCACAGGCTTCACGGTCGGCCGCCGCCGTTCGCGCACGGACGCCAAGCGCCGCGGCGCCCGCGAGCAACACGGCGAGCGCCGCGACGACGAGGGGTGTGCGTGAGCGCGGCTTCGGGGGAGCGCCGAGCGACGGTTGTGTGACCGACACGGGCGGTGCCTGGCCCGGAGTCTCCGAGATCGGAGTCTCACGCTCCTTTCGGCTCGCGTCGGGAGGGGGCCGGGTAATGACCGGTACCGGCGTACCGGCGGGTGTGCCCGGAATGGCCACTTCGGTCTTCGCGTGGGCGACGGACGACGTGGCGGCGTCCAGCGGGGGCTCCGAGAAGACCACCGTCTCGGAGGCGCTGCCTGGCACGCCGAAGACCCGCGCGAGGCGCTCGGTCGCCATCCCCACCGACCCGGCGCGGTCCTTCGGATCGCGCGCGACACACTCGGCGAACCAAGCGTCGAAGCCTTCACCGAGGTCGCCATCGAAGCCGAGCGCCCTGGCCCGCATGGACGCCGGATCGAG includes these proteins:
- a CDS encoding protein kinase, with product MLEVGVLVGGDYRVERKLSEGGMGAVFVAEQVSTGAKRALKVIRPELLRHGKLRDRFAQEAKVTARIASDHVVSVVAAGVDADLGLPWIAMELLHGETLHGLVATRGALPPELAIAVLRQLAHAIDAAHAAQVVHRDLKPDNVFLATSRMSGVPFFVKVLDFGIARILHEAFETKTESLGTPLWMAPEQAGSGDPVGPWTDVWAFGLIAFFLLTGRPYWKASLGEASPLAIVREVCLDPLDPASMRARALGFDGDLGEGFDAWFAECVARDPKDRAGSVGMATERLARVFGVPGSASETVVFSEPPLDAATSSVAHAKTEVAIPGTPAGTPVPVITRPPPDASRKERETPISETPGQAPPVSVTQPSLGAPPKPRSRTPLVVAALAVLLAGAAALGVRARTAAADREACASKADAKACEAACARGDRPSCVGLAKIDVRGRDVNRARAAADLLRGACTSGDGAACGALGLALAFPPKGGLARDLKEAATALESACKSGQACAVAGALRGAGGFGLSRAAQDYFNASCKETPVGYEAHLDCLYALGHDLATNAPSARVFLPKGFAARTCATYPGDACGFVWVDGEAAGDSSHEAYERGCEAGSSLACTALAATVAEGAKGRAPSPIVARETFERACADGEAAACNDVGFLLGGFLASPRRGPRGELVYKLRCAGAIEAGCASFGERREVLQKGSPTDPRAAYAAFDRACREGLTTACVNQAALLHAGLGVPRDRAAAEKLFSDACMRGDAGACGEQGAELLTVRLGRSRDVRAGLSLLERACKGGEEDSCTALYGHLVNGLPDGKRVAEGVAGLVAQGKRKVVSHVLVELYETGAEGHPKDLPEAARLAISICDAESRCADAAYFLSRGLGVAKDDVRATEALQRGCENDDFPSCTELGIRYREGRGQSKDPHRAVELFRKACDGADATACDMLSQAYATAEGVPRDLTKAFALARAACDTDGVEGCASVGIMTADGKGTPKDVDAALPYLSFACRRAVQPACAKLLALGKPLPELDM